A genomic segment from Gemmatimonadaceae bacterium encodes:
- a CDS encoding carbohydrate binding family 9 domain-containing protein: MGIAFAVTLAAALAVPSRASAQALADTSARPRAYRTTTPIRLDGALDEADWARADSITDFRQKEPTEGGPPSVRTVVRLLATPNGLAIGWWCHDNDAASIRRTQLRRDAALRSDDYVSLMIDGLSDRRSAFYFRTNANGSLWDGEHLDIENGNEEWDGIWDARTQITAEGWTAEMLIPWATLRYPKDVQSMGMLFRRFLPRTNEEILWRAWRRTEGLRFLEREGAIDGLDHLPPRAIAEFRPYVLGEARPPERVFRGDGSDSVSAGALQRGDMGLDVKVPVTATLTADLTFRPDFAQSEVDRQIVNLTRFPLFFPERRPFFTEGAATFSFGREQQTQMFYSRRIGLGSDGTPVTIPAGLRMQGRAGKYVVGLLAAATSGSEDSRDFVARARRDVFKRGYVGAMATLSDRPARPGSMAGGLDYNLPFVVSGNNLIFTGNAAWSRDSTGATPGAHYRFVIDYPNDRADVVTRFDRVEAGYNPALGFVQQRGIYRWGGSTSIQPRPRHSRLVRKFDFNFLNYDVVWRDGSGTAGGRALDNANFSVRPLGIQFQSGDRLELNGIRRFDAPDVDFEITPGVAVPAGGYWWNRAEVKYTGSNVRTWAIEATASTGAFYDGNRNDLSFVGKLRQQPHLEFSLEYERNDIALPAGAFVANTIRFRGDYAVSPRLTFTAFAQADDRSDRAALNARMRWTQSPGSDLFIVWNSVWPTLFERSFDVMKPQNGGLVVKYVRFFRR; the protein is encoded by the coding sequence GTGGGCATCGCATTCGCTGTAACGCTTGCCGCCGCTCTCGCCGTTCCGTCACGTGCATCCGCCCAAGCCCTCGCCGACACGAGCGCCCGCCCGCGCGCCTATCGCACCACGACGCCCATTCGGTTGGACGGCGCGCTGGACGAAGCCGACTGGGCACGCGCCGACTCGATCACCGACTTCCGGCAGAAGGAACCAACGGAGGGAGGGCCGCCGTCGGTACGCACGGTGGTGCGACTCCTCGCCACGCCTAACGGGTTGGCGATCGGCTGGTGGTGCCATGACAACGACGCGGCGTCGATTCGCCGCACGCAGTTGCGCCGCGATGCCGCGCTCCGCTCGGACGACTACGTGAGCCTGATGATCGACGGGCTCTCCGACCGTCGCAGCGCCTTCTACTTCCGCACCAACGCCAACGGCTCGCTCTGGGACGGCGAGCACCTGGACATCGAGAACGGCAACGAGGAGTGGGACGGGATCTGGGACGCGCGCACGCAGATCACGGCCGAGGGGTGGACGGCGGAGATGCTCATCCCGTGGGCCACGTTGCGCTACCCCAAGGACGTGCAGTCGATGGGGATGCTTTTCCGGCGCTTTCTTCCGCGCACCAACGAGGAGATCCTCTGGCGCGCCTGGCGACGCACAGAGGGGCTGCGCTTCCTCGAGCGCGAAGGGGCCATCGATGGGCTGGACCATCTCCCGCCACGTGCAATCGCCGAGTTTCGCCCGTATGTGCTGGGCGAAGCGCGGCCGCCGGAGCGCGTCTTTCGTGGCGATGGCTCCGACTCGGTGAGCGCCGGCGCGCTGCAGCGCGGCGACATGGGGCTCGACGTGAAGGTCCCGGTCACCGCAACGCTCACCGCTGACCTCACCTTTCGCCCCGACTTCGCGCAATCCGAAGTCGACCGGCAAATCGTGAACCTCACGCGCTTTCCGCTCTTCTTCCCGGAGCGGCGCCCCTTCTTCACGGAGGGGGCGGCGACCTTCTCGTTCGGGCGCGAGCAGCAGACGCAGATGTTCTACTCGCGCCGCATCGGGTTGGGGAGCGACGGGACACCGGTCACGATCCCCGCGGGGTTGCGCATGCAGGGGCGCGCGGGGAAGTACGTCGTGGGGCTGCTCGCCGCCGCCACCAGCGGCAGCGAGGATTCGCGTGACTTCGTGGCGCGCGCCCGCCGCGACGTCTTCAAGCGCGGCTACGTGGGCGCCATGGCGACGCTGAGCGACCGGCCGGCGCGCCCAGGTTCCATGGCCGGTGGCCTGGACTACAACCTTCCGTTCGTCGTCAGCGGCAACAACCTCATCTTCACCGGCAACGCCGCGTGGAGCCGCGACAGCACCGGCGCCACCCCCGGTGCGCACTACCGTTTCGTCATCGACTACCCGAACGACCGCGCCGACGTCGTCACCCGCTTCGATCGCGTCGAGGCGGGGTACAACCCGGCGTTAGGCTTCGTGCAGCAGCGCGGGATCTATCGCTGGGGCGGGTCGACGAGCATCCAGCCGCGCCCCCGGCACTCGCGCCTCGTGCGCAAGTTCGACTTCAACTTCCTCAACTACGACGTCGTCTGGCGCGACGGGAGCGGGACGGCGGGAGGGCGCGCGCTCGACAATGCCAACTTCAGCGTGCGCCCGCTGGGGATCCAGTTCCAGAGCGGCGACCGCCTGGAGCTGAACGGGATTCGTCGCTTCGACGCCCCCGATGTCGATTTCGAGATCACCCCGGGAGTGGCCGTCCCCGCCGGCGGCTACTGGTGGAACCGCGCCGAGGTGAAGTACACGGGATCGAACGTGCGCACGTGGGCCATCGAGGCGACGGCGTCGACCGGCGCCTTCTACGACGGCAACCGCAACGACCTCTCGTTCGTGGGAAAGCTCCGCCAGCAGCCGCACCTCGAGTTCTCGCTGGAGTACGAGCGCAACGACATCGCATTGCCGGCCGGCGCCTTCGTGGCAAACACCATCCGCTTCCGCGGCGACTACGCCGTCTCGCCGCGCCTCACCTTCACCGCCTTTGCCCAGGCCGACGACCGTTCCGACCGCGCCGCGCTCAACGCGCGCATGCGCTGGACGCAGTCGCCGGGCTCGGACCTCTTCATCGTGTGGAACTCGGTCTGGCCGACGTTGTTCGAGCGGTCGTTCGATGTGATGAAGCCGCAGAATGGGGGGTTGGTGGTGAAGTATGTGCGGTTCTTTAGGAGGTAG
- a CDS encoding nuclear transport factor 2 family protein, whose protein sequence is MNDAELHDFAVRYTAAWCSHDPERVAAFYTANGVITINGGAPSVGRAAVAESARGFMTAFPDLVVELDGLETEGARAVYRWTLHGTNTGPGGTGRRVRVRGSETWTFGAGGLVADSTGTFDVADYERQLRGA, encoded by the coding sequence ATGAACGACGCCGAGCTTCATGACTTCGCCGTCCGCTACACCGCCGCCTGGTGCAGCCACGATCCCGAGCGCGTCGCCGCCTTCTACACAGCCAACGGCGTCATCACCATCAACGGCGGCGCGCCAAGCGTGGGGCGCGCCGCGGTAGCCGAGTCGGCGCGCGGCTTCATGACCGCCTTCCCCGATCTCGTGGTCGAACTCGATGGACTGGAGACCGAGGGAGCGCGCGCGGTGTACCGCTGGACGCTGCACGGCACCAACACCGGCCCTGGCGGGACCGGTCGGCGCGTGCGCGTGCGCGGGTCGGAGACGTGGACCTTCGGTGCCGGCGGGCTGGTGGCCGATTCGACCGGCACCTTCGATGTGGCGGACTACGAGCGGCAACTGCGCGGCGCGTAG
- a CDS encoding PaaI family thioesterase: MAFIQDLYPEDYSHCHGCGRLNPHGLHIKSAWEDGETVCHFTPGAYHIALPGFVYGGLIASLVDCHSIAAGAAAAMAAGGDVPGRDETPRFVTGSLHVDYLKPTPMGIELVLRSRADDVGPRKVLVSTSVFAGEVEVARGKVTAVRMPTAMATPGR, from the coding sequence ATGGCCTTCATACAGGATCTCTACCCCGAGGATTACTCGCACTGTCACGGCTGCGGGCGGCTCAATCCGCACGGGCTGCACATCAAGAGCGCGTGGGAGGACGGCGAGACCGTCTGCCACTTCACGCCGGGGGCGTATCACATCGCGCTGCCGGGGTTCGTGTACGGCGGGCTCATTGCCTCGCTGGTCGACTGCCACTCCATCGCCGCGGGGGCGGCGGCGGCGATGGCGGCGGGGGGTGACGTACCGGGGCGCGACGAGACGCCGCGCTTCGTGACCGGGTCGTTGCACGTGGACTACCTCAAGCCGACGCCGATGGGGATCGAACTCGTGCTGCGTTCGCGCGCCGACGACGTCGGTCCGCGCAAGGTGCTGGTGTCGACGAGTGTCTTTGCCGGCGAGGTGGAAGTGGCGCGCGGGAAGGTGACCGCGGTGCGCATGCCGACCGCGATGGCAACGCCGGGACGATAG
- a CDS encoding DUF885 family protein, with product MPSLTSGACVRSFAILALAFAPVVAPVLAHAQGGRGSADARLRALYTAEWEWRQKEFGRGKDTFPRVDAQTQASRLAYWTRVLAQYDSIPVARLSPEEQVNAAVFHTSVKALANDVRFKTYEAPFNSDTFFWSDFTPRRGFARLEDYRRFLTRLRDVPRYFADQTVNMRAGLARGYTVPRVAVEGRDQTIVPYTRADTTNPLYVPFAQIPATISDSTRTALRNEAQQVIRDLVAPAYATLLTFMREEYLAKARTTLAATLLPDGEAFYQSQIEEYTTLPLTADQIHEQGKAEVARIRAEMEVVKAKTGFTGSMAEFFQFLRTDPQFYAKTPRELLAYSAYISKKADFKLKETIGYLPRYRHGIVPVPPELAPIYTGGRGGLDACMMNTYNLPARPLYTIPPLTLHECTPGHSFQAALALEGPPRPEFRNSTYFSGYGEGWGLYTEWLGTVMGIYETPYEDFGRLTYEMWRASRLVIDTGIHKFGWTRQQAIDFLKDNAPLSEHEVTTEIDRYIAWPGQALSYKLGEMQIRRHRREAEAALGDKFDQRAFHDAILALGSVPLPVLEQRMKQFIADGGKNSPMPSKAVQ from the coding sequence ATGCCGAGCCTGACGAGCGGCGCCTGCGTCCGCTCATTCGCAATTCTCGCCCTCGCCTTCGCTCCCGTCGTTGCGCCCGTTCTTGCCCACGCGCAGGGGGGGCGCGGTTCCGCGGATGCGCGGTTGCGCGCGCTGTACACGGCGGAGTGGGAGTGGCGACAGAAGGAGTTCGGGCGGGGAAAGGACACCTTCCCGCGCGTCGATGCCCAGACGCAGGCGTCGCGCCTCGCCTACTGGACGCGTGTGCTCGCGCAGTACGACTCGATTCCCGTTGCCCGCCTCTCTCCCGAGGAGCAGGTCAACGCCGCGGTCTTCCATACGTCGGTCAAGGCACTCGCCAACGACGTCCGCTTCAAGACGTATGAAGCGCCGTTCAACAGCGACACCTTCTTCTGGAGCGACTTCACGCCGCGTCGCGGCTTTGCCCGCCTGGAGGACTATCGCCGCTTCCTCACCCGACTGCGCGATGTGCCGCGCTACTTCGCCGACCAGACGGTGAACATGCGCGCCGGACTGGCGCGCGGGTACACCGTCCCGCGCGTCGCCGTCGAGGGGCGCGACCAGACGATCGTCCCCTACACGCGGGCAGATACGACCAACCCGCTCTACGTCCCCTTCGCGCAGATCCCGGCGACGATTTCCGACTCCACACGAACGGCGCTGCGCAACGAAGCGCAGCAGGTGATTCGCGACCTCGTGGCGCCGGCCTACGCCACACTCCTCACCTTCATGCGCGAGGAGTATCTCGCCAAGGCGCGCACGACGCTCGCGGCGACGTTGCTCCCGGATGGCGAGGCATTCTACCAGTCGCAAATCGAGGAGTACACGACGCTCCCGCTCACCGCCGATCAGATCCACGAGCAGGGGAAGGCAGAGGTCGCGCGCATCCGCGCCGAGATGGAGGTGGTGAAGGCCAAGACCGGCTTCACGGGATCGATGGCCGAGTTCTTCCAGTTCCTCCGCACCGATCCGCAGTTCTACGCCAAGACGCCGCGCGAACTGCTCGCGTATTCGGCCTACATCTCGAAGAAAGCCGACTTCAAGCTGAAGGAGACCATCGGCTACCTCCCGCGCTATCGCCACGGGATCGTCCCGGTGCCGCCGGAGTTGGCGCCGATCTACACCGGCGGGCGTGGCGGCCTGGATGCATGCATGATGAACACGTACAACCTCCCGGCGCGCCCGCTCTACACCATCCCGCCGCTCACGCTGCACGAGTGCACGCCGGGGCACTCGTTCCAGGCGGCGCTGGCGCTCGAGGGGCCGCCGCGCCCCGAGTTCCGCAACTCGACGTACTTCAGCGGCTACGGCGAGGGGTGGGGGCTCTACACCGAGTGGCTGGGCACGGTGATGGGGATCTACGAGACGCCGTACGAGGACTTCGGGCGCCTGACGTACGAGATGTGGCGCGCCTCGCGCCTGGTGATCGACACCGGCATCCACAAGTTTGGCTGGACGCGCCAGCAGGCCATCGACTTCCTCAAGGACAACGCCCCGCTCTCCGAGCACGAGGTGACGACGGAGATTGACCGCTACATCGCGTGGCCGGGGCAGGCGCTGTCGTACAAGCTGGGAGAGATGCAGATCCGCCGGCACCGGCGCGAGGCCGAAGCGGCGTTAGGCGACAAGTTCGACCAGCGCGCCTTCCACGATGCCATCCTGGCGTTAGGCTCGGTCCCGCTCCCGGTGCTGGAGCAGCGCATGAAGCAGTTCATCGCCGACGGCGGGAAGAACTCGCCCATGCCCAGCAAGGCGGTGCAGTAG